A single window of Fischerella sp. PCC 9605 DNA harbors:
- a CDS encoding response regulator: protein MRILLVEDDESFARLVRKTLTTQHYLVDLTTDGQAGCELAEAFAYDLILLDVMLPNLDGISFCKRLRQVSASTTHLHHIPILLMTAQDTIAKKVTGLDAGADDYMVKPFDLQELLARVRALLRRSSSTLLPAIEWGSLRLDPSNCQVSYDGQLLHLTAKEYALLELFLRNSHRIFSQSALLDQLWSFEDLPSDNTVRAHIKSLRQKLKKAGAETDLIETVYGLGYRLKSRESSIARQERKSKIHRRPQDISPKGCPKSKIQNPQTQQQTTEKISTIWERHKEKYINRITVLEQAVTYLLKTTLSEELRQKALRQAHTLIGSLGSFGFDEASRLSRQIEQILKIEEKLPQVQIEQLSQMVVALRQELEQTPAILESPAPQSITIKQQARLLVVDDDTALAEQLISEATTRGMLVELATDLSQAREAIAHTQPDVVLLDLCFPDSAENGFTLLAELTAKQPTVPVLVFTAAESFADRVKVARLGGRGFLQKPISPERVMDAIASVLQQSSQPSAQLMIVDDDPQVLDFLRSLLEPWGFQLTLLEDPQQFWSTLEQSAPDLLILDVEMPELSGIDLCQVVRNDSRWHDLPILFLSAHTDIETVQRVFTSGADDYVTKPIIGAELIARVLNRLERTKILRNLAEIDELTGLTNRRRSIQQLTQLLRLAERQNQPLCFAVLDLDNFKQVNDQYGHDAGDKVLRRLGELLKQSFRSEDVVARWGGEEFVVGLYDTTRNSGVKRLTEVLEILHQQKFSDRDRSQFCVSFSAGVAEFPQDGADLQALYRVADALLYQAKAAGRNQVLG from the coding sequence GTGAGAATTCTACTGGTGGAAGACGATGAAAGCTTTGCTCGACTAGTTAGGAAAACTCTTACAACTCAGCATTATCTAGTTGATCTTACTACTGATGGTCAGGCAGGTTGTGAACTGGCGGAAGCGTTTGCCTATGATTTGATTTTATTGGATGTGATGCTGCCGAATTTGGACGGTATTAGCTTTTGCAAACGCCTACGGCAGGTGAGCGCCAGCACCACGCACTTGCACCACATCCCAATTCTTCTAATGACTGCTCAGGACACGATCGCCAAAAAAGTCACAGGATTAGATGCTGGGGCAGATGACTATATGGTCAAGCCTTTTGACTTACAGGAGTTATTAGCCCGGGTACGTGCTTTGTTGCGACGGAGCAGTTCAACTCTACTGCCTGCGATCGAGTGGGGTTCACTGCGTCTTGACCCCAGTAACTGCCAGGTTAGTTACGACGGGCAACTACTACACCTCACAGCTAAAGAGTATGCTCTACTGGAGCTGTTCTTGCGTAACAGTCACCGGATATTTAGTCAAAGTGCCCTGCTGGATCAGCTCTGGTCATTTGAAGATCTACCTTCAGACAATACTGTTAGAGCGCATATCAAGAGTTTACGGCAAAAACTCAAGAAAGCTGGGGCAGAAACTGATTTGATTGAGACAGTTTACGGACTCGGCTATCGGCTGAAATCAAGAGAATCAAGTATTGCTCGCCAGGAGAGAAAATCCAAAATCCATAGACGCCCCCAGGATATATCCCCGAAGGGTTGTCCAAAATCTAAAATCCAAAATCCCCAGACTCAGCAGCAGACTACTGAGAAAATATCTACAATTTGGGAACGGCACAAGGAAAAGTACATCAATCGCATCACGGTTTTAGAGCAAGCTGTAACATATCTGCTCAAAACCACACTCAGTGAAGAATTGCGGCAAAAAGCCCTTAGACAAGCGCATACACTAATAGGGTCACTAGGCAGCTTTGGCTTTGACGAAGCCTCTCGCTTGTCCCGCCAGATAGAACAGATACTTAAAATCGAAGAAAAGCTTCCCCAAGTCCAGATTGAGCAGCTTTCTCAAATGGTTGTAGCATTGCGGCAAGAATTGGAGCAAACACCAGCGATTTTAGAGTCTCCAGCGCCTCAATCAATTACTATCAAGCAGCAAGCTCGACTTTTGGTTGTTGATGACGATACAGCACTAGCTGAGCAGTTGATTTCAGAGGCTACAACTAGGGGAATGTTGGTAGAACTTGCTACAGACTTATCTCAAGCTAGAGAGGCTATAGCCCACACCCAGCCAGATGTAGTTTTACTCGATCTATGCTTTCCCGACTCAGCAGAGAACGGGTTCACGCTGTTAGCGGAATTGACCGCCAAACAGCCAACCGTACCTGTGTTAGTATTTACAGCGGCTGAGAGTTTTGCCGATCGAGTGAAAGTGGCAAGGCTGGGCGGACGGGGCTTTCTCCAGAAACCAATATCTCCAGAGCGAGTCATGGATGCGATCGCTTCGGTTCTGCAACAATCTAGTCAGCCATCAGCACAGCTAATGATTGTAGACGATGACCCCCAAGTGTTAGATTTTTTGCGCTCTTTACTAGAGCCTTGGGGGTTTCAACTGACTCTGCTAGAAGATCCGCAGCAGTTTTGGAGTACTCTGGAGCAGTCAGCCCCTGACTTACTGATTTTAGATGTGGAAATGCCAGAGTTGAGCGGCATCGATCTGTGTCAAGTGGTGCGTAATGACTCACGCTGGCATGATTTGCCCATACTGTTTCTATCTGCTCACACAGATATAGAGACTGTGCAGCGGGTATTTACATCAGGTGCAGACGACTACGTAACTAAGCCGATTATAGGGGCAGAGTTGATTGCTCGCGTGCTGAATCGGCTAGAACGGACAAAAATCTTACGCAACTTGGCAGAAATTGATGAGCTAACTGGCCTTACCAATCGGCGCAGATCTATCCAACAGCTAACCCAATTGCTGCGTCTAGCCGAACGCCAAAATCAACCTTTATGTTTTGCCGTACTAGATTTAGACAATTTCAAGCAGGTTAATGACCAATACGGTCACGATGCTGGAGATAAAGTACTCAGACGATTAGGAGAACTTTTAAAGCAGAGTTTTCGTAGTGAAGATGTAGTAGCTCGTTGGGGTGGCGAGGAGTTTGTTGTCGGTCTATATGATACGACCAGAAACTCTGGTGTGAAGCGGCTGACAGAAGTTCTAGAAATTTTACACCAGCAGAAGTTTAGCGATCGCGATCGCAGCCAGTTTTGCGTCAGTTTCAGTGCGGGTGTAGCTGAATTTCCCCAAGATGGTGCTGACTTGCAAGCACTTTACCGGGTTGCTGATGCCTTATTGTACCAAGCTAAGGCAGCAGGGCGAAATCAGGTATTAGGTTGA
- a CDS encoding zinc ribbon domain-containing protein, which yields MRIFLEYKGIKEGVKVITVPPAYTSQTCNFCLHIGIRTNKKFKCINTSCGWIGDADTNGSLVIALLGGCLVNQPEGSWLSCPLDETTGGLLKAPAEHVAGGSSLQTIVSFNHIHDTSFINLKS from the coding sequence TTGCGAATTTTTCTAGAGTATAAGGGTATTAAAGAAGGGGTAAAAGTAATAACTGTTCCTCCAGCCTATACATCGCAAACATGTAATTTCTGCCTGCATATTGGCATAAGAACCAATAAGAAATTTAAGTGTATCAATACTTCCTGCGGTTGGATCGGAGACGCGGATACTAACGGTTCTTTGGTAATTGCTCTGCTTGGCGGCTGCCTTGTAAACCAGCCGGAAGGTTCCTGGTTGTCTTGCCCTTTGGACGAGACTACTGGAGGGCTATTGAAAGCTCCCGCCGAGCACGTAGCAGGCGGGAGTAGTTTACAAACAATTGTTTCTTTTAACCACATACACGACACTTCATTTATAAACTTGAAAAGCTAG
- a CDS encoding beta strand repeat-containing protein: MTIAIAQVTPDNTLGAENSVVTGDVINNIPSDRLDGGAIRGSNLFHSFQEFNVGEGRGVYFSNPAGIANILTRVTGGNPSNILGTLGVLGNANLFLINPKGIFFGPNARLNLGGSFFATTADSLVFGNNFEFSATNPEAPPLLTVNIPIGLRFRDNPGSIHVQGDGQGLRSRTDELIDTTSGLRVQPNQTLALVGGDVSLEGATLKTAGGRIELGSVVGSDLINITPQGQGFALGYDNVQNFGNIQLSQQTAVDASGLGGGDIQVWGRRITLTDGSQIETSTLGAEQGGTLVVNATEQVEAIGTSFDEKFPSGLSATTYPSATGDAGDLTINTRNLIVRDGARISARTRGEGDGGNLTVKADTIQAIGTSVDGPPVDTQAAPKSTGDAGNLTIYTRNLIVQDGAQISAGTLGEGKGGNLTVKADSVQLFNNKSGLFAQAYKDATGDAGDITIDTRNLIVQDGARISANTLGESKAGNLTVKADSIQLSNKDSGLFVRTEQDTTGDAGDLTVDTRNLIVQDGARISANTFGEGKAGNLTVKADSVQLSNNSSGLFAQAGPNATGDAGNLTIDTRNLIVQDGAGIYVRNLGLGSAGKLTINASSIDLDNKAILTADTNSNKPNPNKQEATISINSRDLIMRRNSEITANARGAADGGNINITTGVLVGLENSDIIANAASGNGGSITIETQGLYGFVQRTRAELERLFPNTLNIRSPRELPTSDITAFSQTSANLSGTVSIKIPDVDPSRGLIELLENVIDPSQQIAENPCQKGSDSTFIITRRGGLPSSPNQSLKSDNVRVDLVEPVASSGNFQTATINKPITHTNTKHIIPARGWVLNDKGEVVLTAYDPTATNLPQRASQTTAGCPAF, encoded by the coding sequence ATGACTATCGCAATAGCGCAAGTCACTCCTGATAATACCCTGGGCGCTGAAAATTCTGTTGTGACTGGCGATGTCATTAACAACATTCCCAGCGATCGCCTAGATGGTGGTGCTATTCGTGGCTCAAATCTGTTTCACAGTTTTCAGGAATTCAATGTCGGTGAAGGTAGGGGAGTTTATTTTTCCAATCCGGCTGGGATTGCAAACATTCTCACTCGCGTCACAGGTGGTAATCCCTCCAATATTCTCGGTACACTCGGTGTTTTAGGTAACGCGAATCTCTTCTTAATTAACCCGAAAGGGATTTTTTTTGGGCCAAATGCTCGTCTGAATTTGGGTGGATCATTTTTTGCAACCACAGCCGACAGTTTGGTATTTGGTAATAATTTTGAATTTAGCGCTACTAATCCAGAAGCACCGCCACTTTTAACTGTAAATATTCCCATCGGCTTGCGATTTCGAGATAATCCCGGCAGCATCCACGTACAGGGTGATGGTCAAGGACTGAGATCAAGGACTGATGAATTAATTGATACAACATCTGGGCTGCGAGTGCAACCAAATCAAACTTTAGCATTAGTGGGGGGTGATGTCAGCTTAGAGGGGGCAACACTCAAAACTGCTGGTGGACGAATAGAATTAGGTAGTGTCGTAGGTTCTGATTTAATTAACATTACGCCTCAGGGCCAAGGTTTTGCTTTAGGCTATGATAATGTTCAAAACTTCGGCAACATCCAATTATCTCAACAGACGGCAGTAGATGCCAGTGGTCTTGGTGGTGGTGATATACAGGTTTGGGGTAGGCGTATAACCCTCACTGATGGTTCCCAGATAGAAACAAGCACTTTGGGAGCAGAGCAAGGTGGAACTTTGGTAGTGAATGCAACTGAGCAAGTAGAAGCAATTGGTACTTCGTTCGATGAGAAGTTTCCCAGTGGCTTGTCTGCTACAACTTACCCAAGTGCAACAGGGGATGCGGGAGACCTTACGATTAACACCCGTAACTTAATTGTTCGAGATGGGGCACGAATCAGTGCTCGTACACGTGGTGAAGGCGACGGCGGGAATTTAACTGTCAAAGCCGATACTATACAAGCGATTGGTACTTCCGTGGATGGTCCGCCTGTCGATACTCAAGCTGCACCTAAATCAACAGGAGATGCGGGAAACTTAACAATTTACACCCGTAACTTAATTGTCCAGGATGGGGCACAAATCAGTGCTGGCACTCTTGGTGAGGGTAAGGGAGGGAATTTGACTGTCAAAGCAGATTCCGTGCAGCTTTTCAACAACAAAAGCGGCTTATTTGCTCAAGCTTACAAAGACGCAACAGGAGATGCGGGAGACATAACAATTGACACCCGTAACTTAATTGTCCAGGATGGAGCACGAATCAGTGCTAACACTCTTGGTGAAAGTAAGGCAGGGAATTTGACTGTCAAAGCAGATTCCATCCAGCTTTCCAACAAAGATAGCGGCTTGTTTGTTAGAACTGAGCAAGATACAACGGGGGATGCGGGAGACCTAACGGTTGACACCCGTAACTTAATTGTCCAGGATGGGGCACGAATCAGTGCTAACACTTTTGGTGAGGGCAAGGCAGGGAATTTGACTGTCAAAGCAGATTCCGTCCAGCTTTCCAACAACAGCAGCGGCTTGTTTGCTCAAGCTGGTCCAAACGCAACAGGAGATGCGGGAAACTTAACAATTGACACCCGTAACTTAATTGTCCAGGATGGGGCTGGTATATATGTACGAAATTTAGGCTTGGGGAGTGCAGGTAAGCTGACCATCAATGCTAGTTCTATTGATTTAGATAATAAAGCTATCTTGACTGCTGACACAAACAGCAATAAGCCTAACCCAAATAAACAGGAGGCAACTATCAGCATAAACTCTAGAGATTTGATAATGCGTCGCAATAGCGAAATCACTGCTAACGCTAGAGGCGCAGCGGATGGAGGCAATATTAACATTACCACTGGCGTTCTAGTTGGCTTGGAAAATAGTGACATCATCGCTAATGCTGCCAGTGGAAATGGTGGGAGCATCACAATTGAAACTCAAGGTTTGTATGGATTCGTGCAGCGTACTCGGGCAGAACTAGAGAGATTATTTCCTAATACTCTAAATATAAGGAGTCCCAGAGAATTGCCAACAAGTGATATCACTGCCTTTTCCCAGACGAGCGCAAACTTGAGTGGTACTGTCAGTATTAAAATTCCAGATGTTGACCCCAGCCGGGGGTTAATAGAATTGCTAGAAAATGTAATAGACCCCTCACAGCAGATTGCCGAAAATCCCTGTCAAAAAGGCTCTGACAGTACATTTATAATCACCAGACGTGGCGGCTTGCCTTCTAGTCCGAATCAAAGCTTGAAAAGTGACAATGTTCGAGTTGATTTAGTAGAACCTGTCGCTAGTAGCGGCAATTTCCAAACTGCAACTATCAACAAGCCAATAACTCATACTAATACTAAACATATTATCCCTGCACGAGGATGGGTGCTTAACGACAAAGGCGAGGTAGTTCTTACAGCTTATGATCCCACTGCTACCAATCTTCCCCAACGCGCTTCTCAAACAACTGCTGGTTGTCCTGCATTTTAA
- a CDS encoding response regulator, which yields MSLKVAIKITMKKILMIEDNEDFRLIVCEFLRLNNFQLICAENGLIGLNIAKDQQPDLILSDINMPELNGYEVLEGLRNNIYTATIPFIFITSEEDEAYRCRALQLGANGYLIKPVDINEFLDAITTHLT from the coding sequence TTGAGCCTAAAAGTAGCAATAAAAATCACTATGAAAAAGATTTTAATGATAGAAGATAATGAAGATTTTCGTTTGATAGTTTGTGAATTTTTGAGACTAAATAATTTCCAACTCATCTGTGCTGAAAATGGTTTAATTGGCTTAAATATAGCCAAAGACCAGCAACCTGATTTAATACTTTCTGATATTAACATGCCTGAACTTAATGGATATGAGGTTCTAGAAGGATTGCGAAATAATATTTATACAGCTACAATTCCTTTTATCTTTATCACAAGTGAAGAAGATGAAGCTTATCGTTGCCGTGCTTTGCAACTAGGAGCTAATGGTTATCTAATAAAACCTGTAGATATTAATGAATTCTTGGATGCAATTACTACTCACCTGACATAA
- a CDS encoding dynamin family protein, giving the protein MKSDIAMEQLRRYKEYGESVLQSLELVSQNPPPQESWVPISVHEHIQNLQSAGQRVVKLASSPVKIGIMGEFSSGKTLLIGSLIGYADALPVSETPTTGNVTAIHLRQQPDLQTTQIGKYTVEYLSDEGVKECLRFMLQEMEVRVKAAEVSLTQVESLKNLHPTTVIDSNGILKWCEQVWSQTQSLELRSLLRELVVFMRTYNAYGKHICGKSYQIDHTTAKKGLRLTEPPMNILELNFTQLPPPPQTWANFAQPSATDLQNSFSLIRRIDVTVEVSKEVWDLSSLQGTNEFVLLDFPGLGSADSGVRDAFLSLRELRDVQTILLLLNGRYPGGAIASKIRTMLERDKGQDLRDRIIVGVGRFNQLPLTSSDERTLDELVDEPLLSEETILERLSILQLTIASASNLTTEKKNIVLLSQLHGLTKLAELSSLVQVCSPEFLPELDIPNKPQEVELREKWQQLSQMLPASSTLQKQLSDFAEDGGTSRLRSLLKDHVAQHGMKQLVEDTQRAAEALQQEQDNLKTLLEQIPAYIPVEENPAFIELREAIENLVTIYRQFQEELEKQPILKNRNGIAVSDVVKDELTNKIFFEWSEWTLLFDRTKNGAIALTKTESFFGDEEIEDTIPTKSDDFYPAFAQTIQEMQAFAHDRTKEAVTDFFSKLSGEVSRERNTVNSVVSPEMEQYIQQNCGKNQLRLYRNLLRAVDPANKWQKLIIEHSGLAGSQLPINADTLFPLARKDDKHPTGQVLDWSPDKKFPVPPRPFNHQIAVLRLRDEITASASLHLVQYVSQLTKQVKFSFSRALKEIVDSLQELLKSKHEPLLRHIAATDKDKPVSVPPWLETLSQVAIASEPREI; this is encoded by the coding sequence ATGAAAAGCGACATAGCAATGGAACAATTGCGCCGCTATAAAGAATATGGAGAATCTGTACTGCAAAGCCTAGAGTTAGTATCACAAAATCCACCCCCCCAAGAAAGCTGGGTTCCTATTAGTGTTCATGAACACATCCAAAATTTGCAATCAGCTGGGCAAAGAGTAGTAAAACTTGCTTCTTCACCTGTGAAAATTGGCATCATGGGTGAATTTAGCAGTGGCAAAACTTTATTAATAGGTAGTCTGATTGGTTACGCTGATGCTTTGCCAGTCAGTGAAACTCCTACCACTGGTAACGTCACTGCTATTCATCTGCGTCAGCAACCAGACTTGCAAACAACGCAAATTGGCAAATACACCGTCGAATATTTGTCTGATGAGGGTGTGAAAGAATGTCTGCGCTTTATGCTACAGGAAATGGAAGTGCGAGTCAAAGCAGCAGAAGTATCTTTAACCCAAGTTGAATCTCTAAAAAATTTGCACCCCACCACTGTTATCGATAGCAACGGTATCTTGAAATGGTGCGAACAAGTTTGGAGTCAGACGCAAAGCTTAGAACTGCGATCGCTACTGCGAGAGTTAGTAGTATTCATGCGTACCTACAACGCCTACGGCAAGCATATTTGCGGTAAAAGCTACCAGATTGACCATACTACCGCGAAAAAAGGGCTGAGATTAACTGAGCCACCCATGAATATCTTAGAACTCAACTTTACACAACTACCACCACCTCCCCAAACGTGGGCAAATTTCGCCCAACCATCAGCAACAGATTTGCAGAACAGCTTTTCTTTAATTCGCCGTATCGATGTCACAGTTGAGGTATCAAAAGAAGTTTGGGATTTATCTTCCCTGCAAGGGACAAATGAGTTCGTACTCTTAGACTTTCCCGGTTTGGGATCTGCGGATTCTGGGGTGCGGGATGCCTTTTTATCGCTGCGGGAACTCAGAGATGTCCAAACTATTCTGCTGCTACTCAATGGCAGATATCCAGGCGGTGCGATCGCATCTAAAATTCGCACAATGCTGGAACGGGACAAGGGACAAGACTTAAGAGATAGAATCATCGTTGGTGTGGGACGCTTCAACCAACTCCCCCTCACCTCAAGTGACGAACGTACTCTTGATGAGCTTGTAGACGAGCCGTTACTTTCAGAAGAAACTATTTTAGAACGCCTCAGCATCCTCCAACTTACCATTGCCAGCGCCAGCAATTTAACCACAGAGAAAAAAAATATTGTCCTGCTGTCTCAACTCCACGGCTTAACTAAACTTGCCGAACTGTCTTCACTAGTGCAAGTATGCTCCCCAGAGTTTCTCCCCGAACTCGACATCCCCAACAAACCCCAGGAAGTGGAATTGCGGGAAAAATGGCAACAACTGAGTCAAATGCTACCCGCTTCTAGCACCTTGCAAAAACAACTCAGTGACTTTGCTGAAGATGGCGGAACTAGCAGGTTGCGCTCATTACTCAAAGACCACGTAGCCCAACATGGCATGAAACAACTTGTAGAAGACACCCAAAGGGCTGCGGAAGCTTTGCAACAAGAGCAAGACAACCTCAAAACTCTCCTCGAACAAATCCCAGCATACATCCCCGTTGAAGAAAACCCGGCTTTCATCGAACTGCGGGAAGCGATTGAAAATTTAGTAACTATCTACAGACAATTTCAAGAAGAGTTAGAAAAACAACCTATTTTAAAGAACCGCAACGGCATAGCTGTCAGTGATGTAGTCAAGGACGAGTTAACTAATAAAATCTTTTTTGAGTGGAGCGAGTGGACATTACTCTTTGATAGAACTAAAAATGGCGCGATCGCCCTTACCAAAACCGAAAGCTTTTTTGGTGACGAAGAGATAGAAGACACAATTCCCACTAAAAGTGATGACTTTTACCCTGCATTTGCCCAAACCATCCAGGAAATGCAAGCCTTCGCCCACGATCGCACTAAAGAGGCAGTGACAGACTTTTTTAGTAAACTATCTGGGGAAGTATCTCGCGAACGCAACACAGTCAATTCTGTAGTGTCGCCCGAAATGGAACAGTATATCCAGCAAAACTGCGGTAAAAATCAACTCCGCCTTTACCGTAACCTCCTGCGTGCAGTCGATCCGGCGAATAAATGGCAAAAATTGATTATCGAACACAGTGGACTAGCTGGTAGCCAACTTCCCATCAACGCCGATACCTTATTCCCCTTAGCACGGAAAGATGACAAACACCCTACAGGCCAAGTTTTAGACTGGAGTCCTGATAAAAAATTTCCCGTTCCCCCCAGACCATTTAATCATCAAATCGCCGTTTTGCGACTGCGTGATGAAATAACTGCCAGTGCTAGTTTACACCTCGTTCAATACGTGAGCCAATTAACTAAACAGGTGAAATTTTCTTTTTCTAGAGCACTAAAGGAGATTGTAGACAGCTTGCAAGAACTTTTGAAATCAAAACACGAACCTTTACTTCGACATATCGCCGCTACAGACAAGGACAAACCTGTATCTGTTCCACCTTGGTTAGAAACACTTTCGCAAGTGGCGATCGCCTCTGAACCAAGAGAAATTTAA
- a CDS encoding ribbon-helix-helix domain-containing protein codes for MTEKMSRTSVTIPESLFEWFKEYCNKQKRSVSAQISFMIEQLKESEEKEVNRD; via the coding sequence TTGACTGAAAAAATGAGCCGGACGAGTGTCACAATTCCAGAATCACTCTTTGAGTGGTTTAAAGAGTATTGCAATAAGCAGAAGCGATCGGTGTCAGCCCAAATCAGCTTTATGATTGAGCAACTTAAAGAATCTGAAGAGAAAGAAGTCAACCGTGATTGA